A region of Argentina anserina chromosome 5, drPotAnse1.1, whole genome shotgun sequence DNA encodes the following proteins:
- the LOC126793374 gene encoding uncharacterized protein LOC126793374 has product MMLIQAFCSPLSPISLANPNRQFPIISRPAPFNGVSGSVYQLKIGGGSSWLGRKKNKGAIVSASVEQSSGPSLSKRRKIVEHICLLKSREDLSDEQEKDMLDYLYTTQYQMRGIVAISLGRIGNQNPDKYSYAFYLRFQRKEDVVKFYQHPFYLGVLKDHISPYCHELLNVDYESEVEDDILPIFRKGEEFNFGVEFVLLISFLDNASDQAENALVSFEGLLMGFPSLIVQSTRGMNFNTSSKEYTHGVVIRFRSFDAFGIFFGSSEYKDLWKSKFEKITQKTLSVHFLIQPVGSEIM; this is encoded by the exons ATGATGCTCATTCAAGCTTTCTGCTCCCCACTCTCTCCCATTTCTCTCGCAAACCCCAACCGCCAATTCCCCATCATCTCCCGCCCTGCTCCTTTCAACG GAGTTTCAGGTTCAGTTTATCAATTGAAGATAGGAGGTGGGAGTTCGTGGTtggggaggaagaagaataagGGAGCGATAGTTTCTGCTTCTGTGGAGCAGAGCTCAGGCCCCAGTTTGTCAAAGCGAAG AAAGATCGTCGAACACATATGTTTGCTTAAATCGAGGGAGGATTTATCTGATGAGCAAGAGAAGGATATGCTGGATTATCTGTATACAACTCAGTATCAAATGAGAGGCATTGTCGCAATATCATTAG GGCGTATTGGTAATCAAAATCCGGACAAGTATAGCTACGCTTTCTACTTGCGTTTCCAGAGAAAAGAAGACGTTGTAAAGTTTTACCAGCACCCTTTTTACTTGGGAGTTCTCAAGGATCACATATCGCCTTACTGCCAT GAATTGCTTAATGTAGATTACGAATCTGAAGTAGAAGATGATATCCTTCCTATATTTCGAAAAGGAGAG GAATTCAACTTTGGTGTGGAGTTTGTGCTTCTGATTTCCTTCCTCGATAATGCATCTGATCAGGCGGAAAATGCATTGGTTTCTTTTGAAGGGCTGCTGATGGGATTCCCATCCTTGATTGTCCAATCTACTCGAG GTATGAATTTTAACACGAGCAGCAAGGAGTATACACATGGAGTAGTGATCAGATTTCGGTCAT TTGATGCTTTTGGGATATTTTTTGGAAGCTCAGAATACAAAGAC TTATGGAAGTCAAAGTTCGAGAAAATCACTCAGAAAACACTTTCTGTTCATTTTCTTATTCAACCAGTGGGTAGTGAAATCATGTAG
- the LOC126793375 gene encoding uncharacterized protein LOC126793375, giving the protein MALQEQLDRFKKQQEKCQSTLRSISDKKTAANPRAVPIAASKAPAPAVKFSNDTERLQHINSIRKGPVGAQIKRVIDLLLETRHAFTPEQINEACYVDVNANKAVFDSLRNNPKVHYDGKRFSYKSKHALKDKTQLRNLVRKFMEGIPVIDLKDSYPTVMEDLQALKASGDIWLLSNYDSQEDIAYPNDPRLPSTKVDDELKAFFREIELPRDMLDIERDLQKNGMKPATDTAKRRAVAQSQGIQAKSKPKKKKNEISKRTKLTNAHLPELFKDLKG; this is encoded by the exons ATGGCATTGCAAGAGCAATTAGATAGATTTAAGAAGCAGCAAGAGAAATGCCAGTCAACCCTGAGAAGCATTTCCGATAAAAAGACTGCAGCAAACCCCAGAGCTGTTCCCATAGCAGCTTCTAAAGCTCCCGCTCCTGCCGTTAAGTTCTCTAATGACACAGAGAGGCTCCAGCACATTAACAGCATCAGGAAGGGGCCTGTTGGAGCTCAGATAAAACGTGTGATAGATCTGCTTCTAGAG ACAAGGCATGCCTTTACTCCAGAGCAAATTAATGAAGCGTGTTATGTTGATGTGAATGCCAACAAAGCTGTCTTTGACAGTCTGAGGAATAATCCCAAAGTTCACTACGATGGGAAGCGTTTTTCATATAAG TCCAAGCATGCTCTGAAGGATAAAACTCAACTGCGGAACTTAGTACGGAAATTTATGGAGGGAATACCTGTCATTGATTTGAAGGACTCTTATCCAACTGTGATGGAGGACTTGCAG GCTTTGAAGGCCTCGGGTGACATATGGCTACTTTCGAACTACGATTCACAAGAGGACATTGCTTATCCAAATGACCCCAGGTTGCCTTCCACaaaggttgatgatgagctCAAAGCTTTCTTCAGGGAGATTGAACTGCCTCGTGATATGCTGGACATCGAGAGGGATCTGCAGAAGAATGGTATGAAGCCGGCCACAGATACTGCAAAGAGGAGGGCTGTGGCCCAGAGTCAAGGCATTCAGGCCAAATCCAAgcccaagaagaagaagaatgagatCAGCAAGAGGACCAAACTGACAAACGCTCATCTTCCGGAGCTCTTCAAGGACTTGAAAGGCTGA
- the LOC126794636 gene encoding methyl-CpG-binding domain-containing protein 13-like isoform X2, with protein MMAASSPDWLPAGWTVQFRAQNRGRSSVIYIDLETGKKLYSKDDVIRYAKKATDGGEQPWPTDTKSPSNKSHSQLAANRDEYPEWLPNGWKVELRTRQSGVQAGREYKCYIDPSTQCTFYSKPEVFRHLRTVKCKSCKSRSHKMVVVEKHNVEDLPPGWILEIKVRKVSNRIRRDPYYTDPVHGYVFRSKKDVIRYLQTGKTSKHTIKPKGICTNDPKLTEDEIALSSATKRRKLENPVTRRQHAEAKRSSELSGLDLQEIKSSKLQEKRPTEIVCALASITAVFPKKQSTENLVEECVETKGECSPSGSSHPKAEASSKHVGKRSSQRLAALSNKHEAKRSKLQDKKVDVASAPTAEAIPHKHLSEIVVVNCSKTKDDYSPIKLLQPNAKISNKCEEKTALNDGSLSDPGKVIISEDDPALTPAANSLDKENSHMSRIERSSSGRSQTDGRRSRKKENLNLPRRSSKRLAGLEPEPVKSLVSTVKALQVATRKSCKGDGSPDAGLASDYFVNIASQQLGDTSETQVAHHTMTKIISTVQEESVSKVKRTFDGLELPADSLFSSEQTLHFAPRKTSEGDGSRDVGLASDVCINAVMMPDIASEPEAAHGTFTDTNSTSQGESLNKGKTTLDDEAVPKEQHHKLEPETMNPEKPGPELCFLFGSDPCLEFAFKTLTGELPIAEAENNEPIMKHASDMVPKENSLETGSCSSKTRAISNKSKNAKQLKLPCRTSKRLAGVEPELLVKPMSSERGLQNAKAKSCRCKTLPAVDSAHEASQQFQAGQENKVALATCTILDPSLHEEPSKKIEKSLNDQVVPEDKPQKLETEKAAVENPVSQFSFPFLDTWSDPCLEFAFKTLTGEIPISDDFFQGYFQENLVTSHNQRDSSTLPDFGSPNFFQSDVSPQFNAPEQSILGRFPTNTSLPPAGNVSLPDCNGVGFGQQLSMSSSFLPVGNMRISSGNGVGSSQHSSVNSSFAPAGNVGVPNWSRVGTQNPCIGAKKDFHGKVKS; from the exons ATGATGGCCGCGAGCTCGCCGGACTGGCTCCCCGCCGGCTGGACCGTCCAATTCCGAGCGCAGAACCGGGGTCGCAGTAGTGTG ATTTACATCGATTTGGAAACTGGGAAAAAGTTATATTCCAAAGACGATGTTATACGCTATGCTAAAAAGGCCACCGATGGTGGGGAACAGCCTTGGCCTACAGATACCAAATCCCCCTCAAATAAAAGTCATTCGCAA CTGGCAGCAAACAGAGATGAATATCCTGAATGGTTGCCAAATGGATGGAAAGTCGAATTGAGAACTCGACAATCTGGCGTGCAAGCTGGAAGGGAGTACAAG TGTTACATTGATCCGTCGACACaatgtacattttattccaAGCCAGAGGTATTTCGACACCTGAGAACTGTAAAATGCAAGAGCTGCAAATCCAGAAGTCACAAAATG gttgttgttgAGAAGCATAATGTGGAAGATTTACCGCCAGGATGGATTTTGGAGATCAAAGTTAGAAAGGTTTCAAATCGAATTAGAAGGGATCCG TATTACACTGATCCAGTGCATGGATATGTCTTCCGTTCCAAAAAGGACGTTATCCGCTACCTACAAACTGGAAAGACTAGTAAACATACAATCAAACCAAAGGGCATATGCACCAATGATCCAAAGTTGACAGAAGATGAAATTGCA CTGTCGTCTGCAACTAAAAGGCGAAAATTGGAGAACCCTGTCACCAGGCGGCAGCATGCTGAAG CTAAAAGGAGTTCTGAATTAAGTGGCCTAGACTTACAAGAGATAAAAAGCTCCAAATTGCAAGAAAAGAGACCGACTGAAATCGTATGTGCTTTGGCTTCAATTACTGCAGTGTTCCCAAAGAAGCAATCTACTGAGAATCTGGTTGAAGAATGTGTAGAAACTAAGGGAGAATGTTCCCCAAGCGGGTCGTCACATCCAAAAGCTGAAGCCTCTAGCAAACATGTGGGCAAAAGGTCATCACAACGACTAGCTGCACTCTCTAACAAACATGAGGCTAAAAGGTCCAAGTTGCAAGACAAGAAGGTAGATGTTGCTTCGGCTCCGACAGCTGAGGCCATCCCACATAAGCATCTAAGTGAGATTGTGGTTGTAAATTGTTCCAAAACCAAGGACGATTATTCTCCAATCAAGTTATTGCAGCCAAATGCTAAAATCTCCAACAAGTGTGAAGAAAAAACTGCATTGAATGATGGTTCCTTGTCAGATCCTGGCAAAGTGATTATTTCGGAAGATGACCCTGCTTTGACTCCTGCTGCTAACTCCTTAGATAAGGAGAACTCACATATGAGTCGGATAGAAAGGAGCAGCTCTGGGAGGTCCCAAACAGatggaagaagatcaagaaagAAGGAAAACCTCAATTTGCCTCGTCGGTCCTCAAAACGACTTGCTGGGCTTGAACCAGAGCCAGTAAAAAGTCTGGTTTCCACTGTAAAGGCTCTTCAAGTTGCAACTAGAAAGTCTTGTAAAGGTGATGGCAGTCCAGATGCAGGTTTGGCTTCAGATTATTTTGTAAATATAGCATCTCAGCAGCTTGGGGATACATCAGAAACACAGGTTGCACATCATACTATGACCAAGATAATATCTACCGTACAAGAGGAATCAGTGAGCAAGGTCAAGAGGACATTTGATGGTCTTGAGCTGCCTGCAGATTCCTTGTTTTCCAGTGAACAAACTCTTCACTTTGCACCTAGGAAGACTAGTGAAGGTGATGGCAGTCGAGATGTGGGTTTGGCTTCAGATGTTTGTATCAATGCGGTTATGATGCCGGATATTGCATCAGAACCGGAGGCTGCACATGGTACGTTTACTGATACCAACTCTACATCACAAGGAGAGTCATTAAACAAGGGCAAGACAACTCTTGATGACGAAGCAGTTCCTAAAGAGCAACATCATAAGCTGGAACCTGAGACAATGAATCCTGAGAAGCCTGGACCAGAGCTCTGCTTTCTGTTTGGATCAGACCCATGCTTAGAATTTGCCTTCAAAACCCTTACTGGGGAATTGCCAATAGCTGAAGCTGAAAATAATGAACCTATCATGAAACATGCATCTGATATGGTGCCAAAGGAGAACTCACTGGAAACTGGGAGCTGCAGTAGCAAAACAAGGGCAATTTCAAACAAATCTAAGAATGCTAAACAGCTTAAGTTGCCTTGTCGGACTTCAAAACGGCTGGCTGGGGTTGAACCTGAGCTGCTGGTCAAGCCTATGTCCAGTGAAAGAGGTCTTCAAAATGCAAAAGCAAAGTCCTGTAGATGTAAGACCCTCCCGGCTGTAGATTCTGCACATGAAGCATCTCAGCAGTTTCAGGCAGGCCAAGAGAACAAGGTTGCTCTAGCAACGTGTACTATTTTAGACCCTTCACTTCATGAGGAACCCTCGAAGAAGATTGAGAAATCTCTCAATGACCAAGTCGTTCCTGAGGATAAACCCCAGAAGTTGGAGACTGAGAAGGCAGCTGTCGAGAATCCAGTGTCACAGTTTTCATTCCCTTTCCTGGATACTTGGTCTGATCCCTGCCTtgaatttgcattcaagaCCCTTACAGGTGAAATTCCAATCTCGGATGATTTCTTTCAGGGTTACTTTCAGGAAAACCTTGTCACCTCTCACAACCAGAGAGATAGCTCGACACTGCCAGATTTTGGCTCGCCTAACTTTTTCCAAAGTGACGTATCacctcagttcaatgcgccaGAACAATCTATTTTGGGTCGATTTCCCACAAATACTTCATTGCCACCTGCCGGAAATGTGAGCTTGCCAGATTGCAATGGGGTGGGATTCGGCCAACAATTGTCCATGAGTTCTTCATTTCTGCCTGTGGGAAATATGAGAATTTCAAGTGGCAATGGGGTTGGTTCCAGCCAACATTCATCTGTAAATTCGTCGTTCGCGCCTGCCGGAAATGTGGGCGTGCCAAATTGGAGTAGGGTTGGTACACAGAACCCTTGTATAGGAGCCAAAAAGGATTTTCATGGAAAGGTGAAGTCCTAA
- the LOC126794636 gene encoding methyl-CpG-binding domain-containing protein 13-like isoform X1 produces MMAASSPDWLPAGWTVQFRAQNRGRSSVIYIDLETGKKLYSKDDVIRYAKKATDGGEQPWPTDTKSPSNKSHSQLAANRDEYPEWLPNGWKVELRTRQSGVQAGREYKCYIDPSTQCTFYSKPEVFRHLRTVKCKSCKSRSHKMVNRKRCIIKTKTVTPMQFPSKVVVEKHNVEDLPPGWILEIKVRKVSNRIRRDPYYTDPVHGYVFRSKKDVIRYLQTGKTSKHTIKPKGICTNDPKLTEDEIALSSATKRRKLENPVTRRQHAEAKRSSELSGLDLQEIKSSKLQEKRPTEIVCALASITAVFPKKQSTENLVEECVETKGECSPSGSSHPKAEASSKHVGKRSSQRLAALSNKHEAKRSKLQDKKVDVASAPTAEAIPHKHLSEIVVVNCSKTKDDYSPIKLLQPNAKISNKCEEKTALNDGSLSDPGKVIISEDDPALTPAANSLDKENSHMSRIERSSSGRSQTDGRRSRKKENLNLPRRSSKRLAGLEPEPVKSLVSTVKALQVATRKSCKGDGSPDAGLASDYFVNIASQQLGDTSETQVAHHTMTKIISTVQEESVSKVKRTFDGLELPADSLFSSEQTLHFAPRKTSEGDGSRDVGLASDVCINAVMMPDIASEPEAAHGTFTDTNSTSQGESLNKGKTTLDDEAVPKEQHHKLEPETMNPEKPGPELCFLFGSDPCLEFAFKTLTGELPIAEAENNEPIMKHASDMVPKENSLETGSCSSKTRAISNKSKNAKQLKLPCRTSKRLAGVEPELLVKPMSSERGLQNAKAKSCRCKTLPAVDSAHEASQQFQAGQENKVALATCTILDPSLHEEPSKKIEKSLNDQVVPEDKPQKLETEKAAVENPVSQFSFPFLDTWSDPCLEFAFKTLTGEIPISDDFFQGYFQENLVTSHNQRDSSTLPDFGSPNFFQSDVSPQFNAPEQSILGRFPTNTSLPPAGNVSLPDCNGVGFGQQLSMSSSFLPVGNMRISSGNGVGSSQHSSVNSSFAPAGNVGVPNWSRVGTQNPCIGAKKDFHGKVKS; encoded by the exons ATGATGGCCGCGAGCTCGCCGGACTGGCTCCCCGCCGGCTGGACCGTCCAATTCCGAGCGCAGAACCGGGGTCGCAGTAGTGTG ATTTACATCGATTTGGAAACTGGGAAAAAGTTATATTCCAAAGACGATGTTATACGCTATGCTAAAAAGGCCACCGATGGTGGGGAACAGCCTTGGCCTACAGATACCAAATCCCCCTCAAATAAAAGTCATTCGCAA CTGGCAGCAAACAGAGATGAATATCCTGAATGGTTGCCAAATGGATGGAAAGTCGAATTGAGAACTCGACAATCTGGCGTGCAAGCTGGAAGGGAGTACAAG TGTTACATTGATCCGTCGACACaatgtacattttattccaAGCCAGAGGTATTTCGACACCTGAGAACTGTAAAATGCAAGAGCTGCAAATCCAGAAGTCACAAAATGGTAAACCGCAAGAGATGTATAATCAAAACGAAGACTGTCACTCCCATGCAGTTCCCAAGCAAA gttgttgttgAGAAGCATAATGTGGAAGATTTACCGCCAGGATGGATTTTGGAGATCAAAGTTAGAAAGGTTTCAAATCGAATTAGAAGGGATCCG TATTACACTGATCCAGTGCATGGATATGTCTTCCGTTCCAAAAAGGACGTTATCCGCTACCTACAAACTGGAAAGACTAGTAAACATACAATCAAACCAAAGGGCATATGCACCAATGATCCAAAGTTGACAGAAGATGAAATTGCA CTGTCGTCTGCAACTAAAAGGCGAAAATTGGAGAACCCTGTCACCAGGCGGCAGCATGCTGAAG CTAAAAGGAGTTCTGAATTAAGTGGCCTAGACTTACAAGAGATAAAAAGCTCCAAATTGCAAGAAAAGAGACCGACTGAAATCGTATGTGCTTTGGCTTCAATTACTGCAGTGTTCCCAAAGAAGCAATCTACTGAGAATCTGGTTGAAGAATGTGTAGAAACTAAGGGAGAATGTTCCCCAAGCGGGTCGTCACATCCAAAAGCTGAAGCCTCTAGCAAACATGTGGGCAAAAGGTCATCACAACGACTAGCTGCACTCTCTAACAAACATGAGGCTAAAAGGTCCAAGTTGCAAGACAAGAAGGTAGATGTTGCTTCGGCTCCGACAGCTGAGGCCATCCCACATAAGCATCTAAGTGAGATTGTGGTTGTAAATTGTTCCAAAACCAAGGACGATTATTCTCCAATCAAGTTATTGCAGCCAAATGCTAAAATCTCCAACAAGTGTGAAGAAAAAACTGCATTGAATGATGGTTCCTTGTCAGATCCTGGCAAAGTGATTATTTCGGAAGATGACCCTGCTTTGACTCCTGCTGCTAACTCCTTAGATAAGGAGAACTCACATATGAGTCGGATAGAAAGGAGCAGCTCTGGGAGGTCCCAAACAGatggaagaagatcaagaaagAAGGAAAACCTCAATTTGCCTCGTCGGTCCTCAAAACGACTTGCTGGGCTTGAACCAGAGCCAGTAAAAAGTCTGGTTTCCACTGTAAAGGCTCTTCAAGTTGCAACTAGAAAGTCTTGTAAAGGTGATGGCAGTCCAGATGCAGGTTTGGCTTCAGATTATTTTGTAAATATAGCATCTCAGCAGCTTGGGGATACATCAGAAACACAGGTTGCACATCATACTATGACCAAGATAATATCTACCGTACAAGAGGAATCAGTGAGCAAGGTCAAGAGGACATTTGATGGTCTTGAGCTGCCTGCAGATTCCTTGTTTTCCAGTGAACAAACTCTTCACTTTGCACCTAGGAAGACTAGTGAAGGTGATGGCAGTCGAGATGTGGGTTTGGCTTCAGATGTTTGTATCAATGCGGTTATGATGCCGGATATTGCATCAGAACCGGAGGCTGCACATGGTACGTTTACTGATACCAACTCTACATCACAAGGAGAGTCATTAAACAAGGGCAAGACAACTCTTGATGACGAAGCAGTTCCTAAAGAGCAACATCATAAGCTGGAACCTGAGACAATGAATCCTGAGAAGCCTGGACCAGAGCTCTGCTTTCTGTTTGGATCAGACCCATGCTTAGAATTTGCCTTCAAAACCCTTACTGGGGAATTGCCAATAGCTGAAGCTGAAAATAATGAACCTATCATGAAACATGCATCTGATATGGTGCCAAAGGAGAACTCACTGGAAACTGGGAGCTGCAGTAGCAAAACAAGGGCAATTTCAAACAAATCTAAGAATGCTAAACAGCTTAAGTTGCCTTGTCGGACTTCAAAACGGCTGGCTGGGGTTGAACCTGAGCTGCTGGTCAAGCCTATGTCCAGTGAAAGAGGTCTTCAAAATGCAAAAGCAAAGTCCTGTAGATGTAAGACCCTCCCGGCTGTAGATTCTGCACATGAAGCATCTCAGCAGTTTCAGGCAGGCCAAGAGAACAAGGTTGCTCTAGCAACGTGTACTATTTTAGACCCTTCACTTCATGAGGAACCCTCGAAGAAGATTGAGAAATCTCTCAATGACCAAGTCGTTCCTGAGGATAAACCCCAGAAGTTGGAGACTGAGAAGGCAGCTGTCGAGAATCCAGTGTCACAGTTTTCATTCCCTTTCCTGGATACTTGGTCTGATCCCTGCCTtgaatttgcattcaagaCCCTTACAGGTGAAATTCCAATCTCGGATGATTTCTTTCAGGGTTACTTTCAGGAAAACCTTGTCACCTCTCACAACCAGAGAGATAGCTCGACACTGCCAGATTTTGGCTCGCCTAACTTTTTCCAAAGTGACGTATCacctcagttcaatgcgccaGAACAATCTATTTTGGGTCGATTTCCCACAAATACTTCATTGCCACCTGCCGGAAATGTGAGCTTGCCAGATTGCAATGGGGTGGGATTCGGCCAACAATTGTCCATGAGTTCTTCATTTCTGCCTGTGGGAAATATGAGAATTTCAAGTGGCAATGGGGTTGGTTCCAGCCAACATTCATCTGTAAATTCGTCGTTCGCGCCTGCCGGAAATGTGGGCGTGCCAAATTGGAGTAGGGTTGGTACACAGAACCCTTGTATAGGAGCCAAAAAGGATTTTCATGGAAAGGTGAAGTCCTAA
- the LOC126794712 gene encoding cytochrome c oxidase assembly protein COX11, mitochondrial-like yields MSLSRLCRRAIPLLKSSQHLPLESRCITQYHLNCSSTVYQRHFGHDGMSHPKLGSINKRAQHQSFAAQSLLKIQRLYSTQAATQEKSRKTLVYLMGLVFAMVAASYAAVPLYRRFCQATGYGGTIQRRESVEQKIARHAKDGTVTKREIVVQFNADVADGMQWKFIPTQREVRVKPGESALAFYTAENRSSTPIVGVSTYNVTPMKAAVYFNKIQCFCFEEQRLLPGEQIDMPVFFYIDPEFETDPRMDGINNIILSYTFFKVSEG; encoded by the coding sequence ATGTCATTATCACGGCTTTGTAGAAGAGCCATTCCTTTGCTCAAGAGCTCACAGCATTTACCTCTCGAGTCCAGATGCATTACCCAGTATCATTTAAATTGCAGTAGTACTGTATACCAGAGGCATTTTGGCCATGATGGCATGTCACACCCCAAATTAGGCTCAATTAACAAGCGTGCTCAGCATCAATCCTTTGCTGCTCAATCTCTGTTGAAAATCCAGCGACTCTATTCTACTCAGGCCGCCACACAAGAGAAATCACGCAAAACGCTAGTGTACCTAATGGGATTGGTTTTTGCAATGGTTGCAGCCAGTTATGCAGCAGTTCCTCTCTACAGAAGATTCTGCCAAGCTACTGGGTATGGTGGCACTATACAACGCCGTGAGAGTGTTGAACAGAAGATCGCACGACATGCCAAGGATGGCACAGTCACCAAAAGAGAGATTGTGGTACAATTCAATGCTGATGTGGCTGATGGAATGCAATGGAAGTTTATTCCTACGCAAAGAGAGGTAAGGGTCAAACCTGGTGAAAGTGCACTAGCTTTTTACACCGCTGAAAATCGAAGTTCAACTCCAATAGTTGGCGTGTCTACATACAATGTTACACCCATGAAGGCCGCAGTTTACTTCAATAAAATACAGTGCTTTTGCTTTGAGGAGCAGCGCCTTCTTCCTGGGGAGCAGATTGATATGCCTGTGTTCTTTTATATCGACCCCGAGTTTGAAACAGATCCACGAATGGATGGTATCAATAACATAATTTTGTCCTATACCTTCTTCAAGGTTTCGGAGGGATAA